Proteins encoded together in one Streptomyces sp. NA04227 window:
- a CDS encoding phosphonate ABC transporter ATP-binding protein — protein MLALSGITVSYGDRRVLHGVDVTVARGELLAVLGANGCGKSTLLRAAAGLEPAARGGVRVDGEPAGPLDIAMIFQHIHLVRRRSVLDNVCAGALGRLGLGQSLVPALFPKALREEAMACLDRVGLADRAHERAGRLSGGQQQRVAVARALCQRPRVLLADEPVSALDPAASEHVLALLAELAHDERLAVLAVLHQPSLAARHADRVVGLREGRVVLDGQPRQNVDVLYQPTVVKAAS, from the coding sequence ATGCTCGCACTGTCCGGCATCACCGTGTCCTACGGCGACCGCCGTGTGCTGCACGGCGTGGACGTCACCGTCGCCCGGGGCGAACTGCTCGCCGTGCTCGGCGCCAACGGCTGCGGGAAGTCGACCCTGCTGCGCGCCGCCGCCGGTCTGGAACCGGCCGCGCGCGGCGGTGTGCGCGTCGACGGCGAGCCCGCGGGTCCGCTCGACATCGCCATGATCTTCCAGCACATCCATCTGGTGCGGCGCCGCAGCGTCCTGGACAACGTCTGCGCGGGCGCCCTGGGACGGCTCGGGCTCGGGCAGTCACTGGTCCCCGCGCTGTTCCCGAAGGCACTGCGCGAGGAGGCCATGGCCTGCCTGGACCGGGTCGGCCTGGCCGACCGGGCGCACGAGCGCGCGGGCAGGCTCTCCGGCGGGCAGCAGCAGCGGGTGGCCGTCGCCCGCGCGCTGTGCCAGCGCCCCCGCGTGCTCCTCGCCGACGAACCCGTCTCCGCACTGGACCCCGCCGCCTCCGAGCACGTACTCGCCCTGCTCGCCGAACTCGCACACGACGAGCGGCTGGCCGTACTGGCCGTACTGCACCAGCCGTCCCTGGCCGCGCGCCACGCCGACCGCGTCGTCGGTCTGCGCGAGGGCAGGGTGGTGCTCGACGGGCAGCCCCGGCAGAACGTCGACGTGCTCTACCAACCGACTGTCGTAAAGGCGGCCTCGTGA
- the phnE gene encoding phosphonate ABC transporter, permease protein PhnE has protein sequence MTTLEDIRRLPVPPKPRRPRALAAGAALAAVLVTAHVIAWDATDMSLDALAEGRRGMADFLGEAFPPDLSWEVLRPSLNAALQTLWIGLLGTTLSVPLSLLLALLAARGTAPTAAVYHAARSLLSFLRAVPDVVFALVFVTAVGLGPFPGVLALLCHNVGVMGKLWAEALEDADPGPTQALRSAGAGRIQIAAHALLPTVTPQLTGLLMYRLDVNVRSSLVLGLVGAGGIGFLINQSIKLFRFDEMLTHILVVLVLIVAVDRLSAAVRRVLS, from the coding sequence ATGACCACCCTCGAAGACATCCGCCGTCTTCCCGTACCGCCGAAGCCCAGGCGCCCGCGGGCTCTTGCCGCGGGAGCGGCCCTGGCAGCCGTACTGGTCACCGCGCATGTGATCGCCTGGGACGCCACGGACATGTCACTGGACGCGCTCGCCGAGGGCCGGCGGGGCATGGCCGACTTCCTCGGCGAGGCCTTCCCGCCCGACCTGAGCTGGGAGGTGCTCCGCCCGAGCCTGAACGCCGCGTTGCAGACCCTGTGGATCGGACTGCTCGGCACCACACTCTCGGTGCCGCTCTCCCTCCTGCTGGCTTTGCTCGCGGCCCGGGGCACAGCACCCACCGCCGCCGTCTACCACGCGGCGCGTTCGCTGCTCTCGTTCCTGCGGGCCGTTCCCGACGTGGTGTTCGCGCTGGTCTTCGTCACCGCCGTGGGCCTTGGCCCGTTCCCCGGCGTACTGGCCCTGCTCTGCCACAACGTCGGCGTCATGGGCAAGCTCTGGGCGGAGGCCCTGGAGGACGCGGACCCGGGGCCGACGCAGGCGCTGCGCTCGGCGGGCGCGGGCCGGATCCAGATCGCGGCGCACGCTCTACTGCCCACGGTGACACCGCAGTTGACCGGTCTGCTGATGTACCGGCTGGACGTCAATGTGCGGTCGTCGCTGGTCCTCGGTCTGGTCGGCGCCGGGGGCATCGGCTTCCTGATCAACCAGTCCATCAAGCTGTTCCGGTTCGACGAGATGCTCACGCACATCCTGGTGGTGCTGGTCCTCATCGTGGCGGTGGACCGGCTGTCCGCCGCCGTCCGGCGGGTGCTCTCCTGA
- a CDS encoding subtilase-type protease inhibitor: MHRTARLAATISLAAAALALPLGNSATAAPTPEATSLYAPSELVLTLGHGASAAEATVERAVSLSCAPTARGTHPDPVAACAELREAQGDFALLTGAGVGICDKRYNPVVVTASGVWEGRRIGYERTFANQCAMNSQGRSVFAF; encoded by the coding sequence ATGCACAGGACCGCGCGCCTGGCCGCGACGATCTCGCTGGCGGCAGCAGCCCTTGCACTACCCCTGGGCAACTCGGCGACCGCCGCGCCCACCCCGGAGGCCACAAGCCTCTACGCTCCCTCGGAACTCGTACTGACCCTCGGTCACGGTGCGAGCGCGGCCGAGGCCACCGTCGAGCGCGCGGTCAGCCTGAGCTGCGCGCCCACGGCCCGCGGCACGCACCCCGACCCTGTCGCGGCGTGCGCCGAACTCCGGGAAGCGCAAGGGGACTTCGCTCTCCTCACCGGTGCCGGGGTCGGCATCTGCGACAAGCGCTACAACCCGGTGGTGGTGACCGCGTCCGGTGTCTGGGAGGGCCGCCGGATCGGATACGAGCGCACTTTCGCCAACCAGTGCGCCATGAACTCTCAGGGGCGATCCGTCTTCGCCTTCTGA
- a CDS encoding ROK family protein, which yields MNGKATGGERGTKPGRTRLERGRGALGPALELLHTGRAPTRAVLTSRLGVTRATAGAVAAELEALGLIRVDARPVAAGAQGRPSHRLELADDGPVVLAAQVHADGYRAALVGLGGRIVATRPGCGTVGADPADVLGEVVAAGARLLKESGRRCVGAGLAVPSAVAEPGGEALNPLHLDWPAGAPVRAEFTRAVRQVGLEIPVFTANDINLAALAEHRHGAGRGAGNLLCVATGHRGVGGALVVDGRLHLGSSGLALEVGHIIVAPGGRPCHCGSRGCLEAQTDPAAFLEWAGREAGPGVSPIEEAARLLEQEPEDPAVRAAVEALTSALGKGLAALVNILNPDRIILGGLHRTLLAVNGAGLRAAVAEHSLWGVSGSVPLEACTLAHNSLVGAAELAWQPVLDDPLGALAGE from the coding sequence ATGAACGGCAAGGCGACGGGCGGGGAACGCGGTACGAAGCCCGGCCGTACCCGGCTGGAGCGCGGCCGCGGCGCACTGGGGCCCGCACTGGAACTCCTGCACACCGGGCGCGCCCCCACCCGGGCGGTGCTCACCTCCCGGCTCGGTGTCACCCGGGCCACCGCGGGAGCGGTCGCCGCCGAACTGGAGGCCCTCGGACTCATCCGCGTCGACGCCCGGCCGGTGGCCGCAGGTGCCCAGGGGCGCCCCTCGCACCGGCTCGAACTCGCCGACGACGGCCCGGTGGTGCTCGCCGCACAGGTGCACGCCGACGGGTACCGCGCCGCCCTGGTGGGCCTCGGTGGCCGGATCGTGGCGACCCGGCCCGGCTGCGGAACGGTCGGCGCCGACCCCGCGGACGTCCTGGGCGAGGTGGTCGCCGCGGGCGCCCGGCTGCTCAAGGAGAGCGGGCGGCGGTGCGTCGGCGCGGGCTTGGCCGTGCCGTCCGCGGTCGCCGAGCCCGGCGGGGAGGCGCTCAACCCGCTGCACCTGGACTGGCCCGCGGGAGCGCCGGTCCGCGCCGAGTTCACTCGGGCGGTGCGCCAAGTCGGCCTGGAGATACCCGTGTTCACGGCCAACGACATCAACCTGGCCGCTCTCGCCGAGCACCGGCACGGGGCCGGACGCGGCGCCGGGAACCTGCTCTGCGTGGCCACCGGACACCGCGGGGTCGGCGGGGCCCTGGTGGTCGACGGGCGGCTGCACCTGGGCAGTTCGGGCCTCGCCCTGGAGGTCGGGCACATCATCGTCGCGCCCGGCGGGCGGCCCTGCCACTGCGGGAGCCGGGGCTGTCTGGAGGCGCAGACCGACCCCGCCGCCTTCCTGGAGTGGGCCGGACGCGAGGCAGGGCCCGGCGTCTCACCGATCGAGGAGGCGGCCCGGCTGCTCGAACAGGAGCCGGAGGACCCCGCCGTACGAGCCGCCGTCGAAGCCCTGACATCCGCGCTCGGCAAGGGACTTGCCGCCCTGGTGAACATCCTCAACCCGGACCGCATCATCCTCGGCGGACTGCATCGCACCCTGCTGGCCGTGAACGGTGCCGGACTGCGGGCGGCCGTGGCCGAGCACAGCCTCTGGGGCGTCAGCGGCAGTGTGCCCCTCGAAGCCTGCACGCTGGCACACAACAGCCTGGTCGGAGCGGCCGAACTTGCCTGGCAACCTGTTCTCGATGACCCGCTCGGCGCGCTCGCTGGGGAGTGA
- a CDS encoding alpha-ketoglutarate-dependent dioxygenase AlkB: MNGELFARARAEIAPGAVHVPDWLPYDRQRELLESCRAWSRPPAGLRSVKVPGGGTMSARQVCLGHHWLPYRYTDTAVDGDGAPVKPFPGWLKELANDALREAFGPGTAPEPYDVALINFYAEGARMGMHRDAEEESAAPVVSLSLGDTCVFRFGNTDDRGQPYRDVDLRSGDLFVFGGPARLAYHGVPRVKAHSGPPGLGLTGRLNLTLRVSGLPPTGH; this comes from the coding sequence ATGAACGGTGAACTGTTCGCCCGGGCCCGTGCCGAGATCGCACCCGGCGCGGTGCACGTCCCCGACTGGCTGCCGTACGACCGACAGCGGGAACTCCTCGAATCCTGCCGGGCCTGGTCACGGCCGCCCGCCGGACTGCGCAGCGTCAAGGTGCCCGGCGGCGGCACGATGAGCGCCCGCCAGGTGTGCCTGGGTCACCACTGGCTCCCGTACCGGTACACGGACACCGCCGTGGACGGTGACGGGGCACCGGTGAAGCCCTTCCCCGGCTGGCTGAAGGAGCTCGCCAACGACGCCCTGCGGGAGGCCTTCGGTCCCGGCACCGCGCCCGAGCCGTACGACGTCGCACTGATTAACTTCTATGCAGAGGGCGCCCGGATGGGCATGCACCGGGACGCCGAGGAAGAGTCCGCGGCCCCGGTCGTCTCGCTCAGCCTGGGGGACACCTGTGTCTTCCGGTTCGGCAACACGGACGACCGCGGCCAGCCCTACCGGGACGTCGACCTGCGCAGCGGCGACTTGTTCGTCTTCGGCGGGCCCGCCCGGCTCGCGTATCACGGCGTCCCGCGTGTGAAGGCGCACAGTGGTCCGCCGGGACTCGGCCTCACCGGCCGCCTCAACCTCACCCTGCGCGTCAGCGGCCTGCCTCCCACCGGCCACTGA
- a CDS encoding class II fructose-bisphosphate aldolase, giving the protein MPLAATGTLVAEAAAAHGAVAAFNVITLEHIEAVVAGAESAEAPVILQISENAVRYRYGRLLPLARAAAAAAEGSSVPVALHLDHVQSDDLLRQAADAGFSSVMYDAARLSYEENLAATRAAADWGHANGLWVEAELGEVGGKDGAAPLDAHAPGARTEPEEAGAYVAGTGVDALAVAIGSSHAMTTRTAALDHQLLGALATSLELPLVLHGSSGVPDEELARAVRGGISKVNVGTALNIAMTNAIRSYLAANPEAVDSRKYLSVGREAMARTVGEIIAVLRPAA; this is encoded by the coding sequence GTGCCCCTCGCAGCCACTGGCACGCTGGTCGCCGAGGCCGCCGCCGCCCACGGCGCCGTCGCGGCGTTCAACGTCATCACCCTGGAACACATCGAGGCCGTCGTCGCGGGCGCCGAGAGCGCCGAGGCCCCGGTCATCCTGCAGATCAGCGAGAACGCCGTCCGCTACCGCTACGGCCGCCTGCTGCCGCTCGCCCGCGCCGCCGCGGCCGCCGCCGAGGGCTCCTCGGTGCCGGTCGCCCTGCACCTGGACCACGTCCAGAGCGACGACCTGCTGCGCCAGGCCGCCGACGCGGGCTTCAGCTCGGTCATGTACGACGCCGCCCGGCTTTCGTACGAGGAGAACCTCGCCGCGACCCGTGCCGCCGCCGACTGGGGCCACGCCAACGGGCTGTGGGTGGAGGCGGAACTCGGCGAGGTCGGCGGGAAGGACGGCGCCGCGCCGCTGGACGCGCACGCCCCCGGCGCGCGCACCGAGCCCGAGGAGGCCGGTGCCTATGTCGCGGGGACGGGCGTCGACGCGCTGGCCGTCGCCATCGGCAGCTCGCACGCGATGACCACCCGCACCGCCGCACTCGACCACCAGCTCCTCGGCGCGCTCGCCACCTCCCTGGAGCTGCCGCTGGTGCTGCACGGCTCCTCCGGGGTGCCGGACGAGGAACTGGCCAGAGCGGTCCGGGGCGGCATCTCGAAGGTCAACGTCGGCACCGCGCTGAACATCGCCATGACCAACGCGATCCGCAGCTACCTGGCCGCCAACCCCGAGGCGGTCGACTCCCGCAAGTACCTCAGCGTCGGACGCGAGGCCATGGCCCGCACCGTCGGCGAGATCATCGCGGTGCTGCGGCCCGCCGCCTGA
- a CDS encoding SIS domain-containing protein produces the protein MSHVQNELNSQPENWTRAAELAAGHRDVLPAPGERVAIVGCGTSWFMGQAFAALREQAGEGETDAFAASEFPSGRAYDRVIALTRSGTTTEVLGLLGELSGKVRTVAITADPATPVMTAADDVVVLDFADEQSVVQTRFATTALTLLRAHLGLHTDAAVADARTALAEPLPEGLVESRQFTFLGRGWTVGLANEAALKMREASLSWTEAYPAMEYRHGPISVTTSGTATWMIGEAPEGLAEQVRGTGARWVNGTLDPLAELVRAQRLAVAVAEARGLDPDVPRHLTRSVILPSA, from the coding sequence ATGAGCCACGTGCAGAACGAGCTGAACAGCCAGCCCGAGAACTGGACCCGTGCGGCGGAGCTCGCCGCCGGTCACCGGGACGTACTGCCCGCCCCGGGCGAGCGGGTCGCGATCGTCGGGTGCGGCACCTCGTGGTTCATGGGCCAGGCCTTCGCCGCCCTGCGGGAACAGGCCGGTGAGGGCGAGACGGACGCCTTCGCCGCCTCCGAGTTCCCCTCGGGCCGGGCCTACGACCGGGTGATCGCGCTGACCCGCTCCGGCACCACCACCGAGGTGCTCGGCCTGCTCGGCGAGCTGAGCGGCAAGGTCCGTACCGTCGCGATCACCGCCGACCCGGCCACCCCGGTGATGACCGCCGCCGACGACGTGGTCGTCCTGGACTTCGCCGACGAGCAGTCCGTGGTGCAGACGCGGTTCGCCACCACGGCGCTGACCCTGCTCCGCGCCCACCTCGGCCTGCACACCGACGCGGCCGTCGCCGACGCGCGCACCGCGCTCGCCGAGCCGCTGCCCGAAGGGCTCGTGGAGAGCAGGCAGTTCACCTTCCTCGGCCGCGGCTGGACGGTGGGCCTGGCCAACGAGGCCGCGCTGAAGATGCGCGAGGCCTCGCTGTCGTGGACCGAGGCCTACCCGGCCATGGAGTACCGCCACGGCCCGATCAGCGTCACCACCAGCGGCACCGCCACCTGGATGATCGGCGAGGCCCCCGAAGGTCTCGCCGAGCAGGTACGCGGCACCGGCGCCCGCTGGGTGAACGGCACCCTCGACCCGCTGGCCGAACTCGTCCGAGCCCAGCGGCTGGCCGTGGCGGTCGCCGAGGCCCGCGGCCTGGACCCGGACGTCCCCCGCCACCTGACGCGCTCGGTCATCCTCCCCTCCGCCTGA
- a CDS encoding DeoR/GlpR family DNA-binding transcription regulator, protein MSRDARWKALLELLVERGRLDVEEAAGELEVSAATIRRDFDQLAEQQMLVRTRGGAVVHGVSYELPLRYKTARNASEKQRIAKAVADLVEPGEAVGLTGGTTSTEVARCLAVRPDLSSGTPALTVVTNALNIANELAVRPQFKIVVTGGVARAQSYELTGPLADGVLSQITMDIAVLGVVGLDPEHGATADDEAEAAINRLLCERASRVVVAADSSKLGKRAFARICGADRVDTLVTDTAADPATTARFEEAGIRVVTV, encoded by the coding sequence ATGTCGCGCGATGCCCGCTGGAAGGCCCTCCTCGAGCTCCTGGTCGAGCGCGGGCGCCTCGACGTGGAGGAGGCGGCAGGCGAGCTGGAGGTCTCGGCGGCCACCATCCGGCGCGACTTCGACCAGCTCGCCGAGCAGCAGATGCTGGTGCGCACACGCGGCGGCGCGGTCGTCCACGGCGTCTCGTACGAGCTGCCGCTGCGCTACAAGACCGCCCGCAACGCCTCCGAGAAGCAGCGCATCGCCAAGGCGGTGGCCGATCTCGTCGAACCCGGCGAGGCGGTGGGACTGACCGGCGGCACCACCAGCACCGAGGTCGCCCGCTGCCTTGCCGTACGGCCGGATCTCTCCTCCGGCACCCCCGCGCTCACCGTGGTGACCAACGCGCTCAACATCGCCAACGAACTCGCGGTACGCCCGCAGTTCAAAATCGTTGTCACCGGCGGCGTCGCCCGCGCGCAGTCGTACGAGCTGACGGGTCCGCTCGCCGACGGGGTGCTGAGCCAGATCACGATGGACATCGCGGTACTGGGCGTCGTCGGACTCGACCCCGAGCACGGCGCCACGGCGGACGACGAGGCGGAGGCCGCGATCAACCGGCTGCTGTGCGAGCGCGCCTCGCGCGTCGTGGTCGCCGCCGACTCCAGCAAGCTGGGCAAGCGCGCCTTCGCCCGGATCTGCGGCGCGGACCGGGTGGACACCCTGGTCACGGACACCGCCGCGGACCCCGCGACGACCGCCCGCTTCGAGGAGGCGGGCATCCGCGTCGTCACGGTCTGA
- a CDS encoding maleylpyruvate isomerase family mycothiol-dependent enzyme, translating to MEIAEYTAVLDREGLLLAQAAEEAGTDTKVPTCPGWQVRDLLRHTGTVHRWATRFVAEALPDFHPGRDEPALNGPELLDWFREGHRILVDTLWAAPPDVECWSFLPAPSPLAFWARRQAHETTVHRLDAQSALGGTPSPVDGGFAADGIGELLTGFHARSRSSVRTDRPRTLRVRVTDQPVSWTLRLSEGPPVAERDADGEVDCELSGPAARLYLALWNRVPFPQITGDASLAALWRETSAITWG from the coding sequence ATGGAGATCGCCGAGTACACCGCGGTTCTCGACCGCGAGGGACTGCTGCTCGCCCAGGCCGCCGAGGAGGCGGGTACCGACACCAAGGTGCCCACCTGCCCCGGCTGGCAGGTCCGTGATCTGCTGCGGCACACCGGAACCGTGCACCGCTGGGCGACCCGGTTCGTCGCCGAGGCGCTGCCGGACTTCCACCCGGGCCGCGACGAGCCCGCGCTCAACGGCCCCGAACTCCTGGACTGGTTCCGGGAAGGCCATCGCATCCTGGTCGACACCCTGTGGGCGGCGCCGCCGGACGTGGAGTGCTGGAGCTTTTTGCCCGCGCCCTCACCGCTCGCCTTCTGGGCCCGTCGCCAGGCACACGAGACGACGGTGCACCGCCTGGACGCACAGTCGGCGCTCGGCGGCACCCCGAGCCCGGTCGACGGCGGCTTCGCGGCGGACGGCATCGGCGAACTGCTCACCGGTTTCCACGCGCGCTCGCGCAGCAGCGTGCGCACCGACCGGCCGCGCACCTTGCGGGTCCGCGTCACCGATCAGCCGGTGTCCTGGACCCTGCGGCTGTCCGAGGGGCCCCCGGTCGCCGAACGGGACGCCGACGGCGAGGTGGACTGCGAACTCTCCGGCCCCGCTGCCCGGTTGTACCTGGCCCTGTGGAACCGCGTCCCCTTCCCGCAGATCACCGGGGACGCCTCGCTCGCGGCCCTGTGGCGCGAGACCTCCGCGATCACCTGGGGCTGA
- a CDS encoding PadR family transcriptional regulator: protein MALRNAVMAALLEGEASGYDLAKGFDASVANFWMATPQQLYRELERMEREGLIAARVVEQERRPNKRLFSLTEAGLAAVRAYVAQPLGKPTAIRDELLVKVQCADVGDIEAVRRAIAESMEWSTAKLARYERLRERLLAGRTEDEYFAGAERIGPFLTLLRGMSFERENLRWGESALRRLESRAAASGREA, encoded by the coding sequence GTGGCATTGCGTAACGCGGTGATGGCCGCACTCCTTGAGGGCGAGGCGTCCGGGTACGACCTCGCGAAGGGTTTCGACGCCTCGGTCGCCAACTTCTGGATGGCCACACCGCAGCAGCTCTACCGCGAGCTGGAGCGCATGGAGCGCGAGGGTCTCATCGCCGCGCGGGTCGTGGAGCAGGAACGCCGGCCCAACAAGCGGCTGTTCTCGCTCACCGAGGCCGGGCTGGCGGCCGTCCGCGCCTACGTGGCCCAGCCGCTCGGCAAACCGACGGCGATCCGGGACGAACTGCTGGTCAAGGTGCAGTGCGCGGACGTGGGTGACATCGAGGCCGTACGCCGGGCCATCGCGGAGAGCATGGAATGGTCCACCGCGAAGCTCGCGCGCTACGAGCGGCTGCGCGAGCGCCTGCTGGCGGGCCGCACGGAGGACGAGTACTTCGCCGGGGCCGAGCGGATCGGCCCGTTCCTCACCTTGCTGCGCGGCATGTCCTTCGAGCGCGAGAACCTTCGCTGGGGCGAGAGCGCGCTGCGCAGACTGGAGAGCAGGGCAGCCGCCTCGGGCCGGGAGGCCTGA
- a CDS encoding ABATE domain-containing protein → MTARFPEFRLGSVLATSFTGTLTERRGDAVERIPTPQRLVDWLAVYDLAVESCTTAQLELARELRESIHAAATAAAIRDPLPVSAVHVINDFSAQGRAAAVLTPEGNRRWQLSSASCVEDALGVIAADAISVIAGERDGRLALCASPTCQAAFFDTSRSRTRRWCEMNTCGNREKKARFHANQRKNPGPAK, encoded by the coding sequence ATGACTGCTCGGTTCCCCGAATTCCGTCTCGGTAGCGTGCTGGCGACCAGCTTCACGGGGACTCTGACGGAGCGTCGCGGCGACGCTGTGGAACGCATCCCCACGCCGCAGCGACTCGTCGACTGGCTGGCGGTGTACGACCTCGCCGTGGAGTCCTGCACTACCGCCCAGCTCGAACTCGCCCGGGAACTGAGGGAATCGATTCACGCCGCCGCGACAGCGGCCGCGATCCGGGACCCGCTCCCCGTTTCCGCTGTCCACGTCATCAACGACTTCAGTGCTCAGGGTCGGGCCGCGGCCGTCCTGACACCCGAGGGCAATCGGCGATGGCAGCTCAGCTCGGCTTCCTGCGTGGAAGATGCCCTGGGCGTGATCGCCGCCGACGCGATCAGCGTCATCGCGGGCGAACGAGACGGAAGACTGGCCCTGTGCGCATCGCCGACCTGCCAGGCCGCCTTCTTCGACACCAGTCGAAGCCGCACTCGTAGATGGTGCGAGATGAACACGTGCGGGAATCGCGAGAAGAAGGCGCGCTTCCATGCCAACCAGCGCAAGAATCCTGGACCGGCGAAGTAG
- a CDS encoding epoxide hydrolase family protein: MPSDVQAFEVRATDAELDDLRARLAAARLPEAETVHGAAPGPGRWEQGVPLADLVDVVDYWRTGYDWRSFEARLNRIGQFRTTIDDLGIHFLHRRSARADATPLILTHGWPGSIAEFIDVVDELADPKDADAPAFHVVVPSLPGFGYSDKPATTGWGIEKIAAAWVELMGRLGYGRFVAHGGDWGGVITTVLGGRFPAHVLGIHTTFAEAPPGLPMDGLTATEREWAEDTRDFWRHRAAYAKQQATRPQTIGYSLVDSPVGLLAWILDKFAEWTDTEDSPFETISRDRILDDVTLYWLTRTGASSARIYYESHKSLDPELRVDVPSAISMYPRDIEKCPRAWAQERYRQIVRWRSPESGGHFPSLEVPEYFVKDLREGLAAVLAAHR, from the coding sequence ATGCCCAGCGACGTGCAAGCATTTGAGGTCCGCGCAACCGACGCCGAACTCGACGATCTGCGCGCGCGATTGGCCGCGGCGCGGCTACCGGAAGCCGAGACGGTTCATGGCGCGGCGCCCGGCCCCGGTCGATGGGAACAGGGCGTTCCTCTCGCCGACCTCGTCGATGTCGTGGACTACTGGCGCACCGGGTACGACTGGCGGTCGTTCGAAGCGCGCCTCAACCGGATCGGCCAGTTCCGTACGACCATCGACGATCTGGGAATCCACTTCCTGCACCGCCGATCCGCACGGGCGGATGCCACTCCTCTGATCCTGACGCACGGCTGGCCGGGCAGCATCGCCGAGTTCATCGACGTAGTGGACGAACTGGCGGATCCGAAGGACGCGGACGCACCGGCGTTCCACGTCGTGGTCCCGTCGTTGCCCGGCTTTGGCTACAGCGACAAACCGGCCACCACCGGGTGGGGCATCGAAAAGATCGCGGCCGCATGGGTGGAGCTGATGGGAAGGCTCGGCTACGGGAGGTTCGTAGCCCACGGCGGCGACTGGGGAGGGGTGATCACCACGGTCCTCGGCGGCAGGTTCCCGGCGCACGTCCTCGGCATCCACACCACGTTCGCGGAGGCACCGCCCGGGTTGCCCATGGACGGACTGACGGCGACCGAGCGCGAATGGGCCGAGGACACCCGCGATTTCTGGCGCCACCGCGCGGCGTACGCGAAGCAGCAGGCGACCCGGCCGCAGACCATCGGCTACTCGCTCGTCGACTCACCGGTCGGGCTTCTCGCCTGGATCCTCGACAAGTTCGCCGAGTGGACGGATACCGAGGACAGCCCGTTCGAGACGATCTCCAGGGACCGCATTCTCGACGACGTCACCCTGTACTGGCTGACGCGGACCGGAGCGTCGTCGGCCCGCATCTACTACGAGAGCCACAAGTCGCTCGATCCCGAACTCCGGGTCGATGTCCCGTCGGCGATCAGCATGTACCCGCGCGACATCGAGAAGTGCCCACGCGCCTGGGCGCAGGAGCGGTACCGACAGATCGTCCGGTGGAGGTCGCCCGAGTCCGGGGGCCATTTCCCGTCGCTGGAGGTTCCCGAGTACTTCGTCAAGGACCTTCGAGAAGGCCTCGCGGCAGTGCTGGCCGCCCATCGGTGA
- a CDS encoding MarR family winged helix-turn-helix transcriptional regulator: MAAKNAERTLVDRWRGILAVHARTMCHLDRELHQHGLGASDFEVLDVLAGETSEGGTGVFRVQEIAERVHLSQSALSRLVGRLEKDGLVERTMCPEDRRGVRVQLTGKGHALYVKVLPLQRAVLARMLDGVES; this comes from the coding sequence ATGGCGGCGAAGAATGCCGAGCGCACGCTCGTGGATCGGTGGCGGGGCATCCTCGCGGTGCACGCCCGCACGATGTGCCATCTCGACCGCGAGCTGCACCAACACGGCCTCGGCGCAAGCGACTTCGAGGTCCTCGACGTACTCGCCGGGGAGACCTCCGAGGGCGGGACCGGTGTCTTTAGGGTGCAGGAGATCGCGGAGCGGGTGCATCTGAGCCAGAGCGCGCTCTCGCGTCTCGTCGGCCGTCTGGAGAAGGACGGCCTCGTCGAACGCACCATGTGTCCCGAGGACCGGCGCGGCGTCCGGGTGCAGCTCACGGGCAAGGGGCACGCGCTGTACGTGAAGGTCCTGCCGCTCCAACGCGCCGTACTGGCAAGGATGTTGGACGGGGTCGAGAGCTGA